One window of Macrococcus sp. 19Msa1099 genomic DNA carries:
- the carB gene encoding carbamoyl-phosphate synthase large subunit has protein sequence MPKRNDIKTILVIGSGPIIIGQAAEFDYAGTQACLALKEEGYKVILVNSNPATIMTDTEIADKVYIEPLTLDFVSRIIRKEQPDALLPTLGGQTGLNMAVQLHEAGILEENNVTLLGTKLSSIEQAEDRDLFRNLMNELNEPVPESDIVNTVQQAIDFATSIGYPVIVRPAFTMGGTGGGICHDEKELVEIVTNGLKYSPVTQCLIEKSIAGYKEIEYEVMRDSNDNAIVVCNMENIDPVGIHTGDSIVVAPSQTLTDKEYHMLRDVSLKIIRALGIEGGCNVQLALDPHSFNYYIIEVNPRVSRSSALASKATGYPIAKLAAKIAVGLTLDEMMNPVTGTSYAAFEPALDYVVSKIPRFPFDKFEKGERVLGTQMKATGEVMAIGRTYEESLLKAIRSLEYGVHHLGLPNGEDFELDFIKQRIGEQDDERLFFIGEAIRRGVTLEEIHEMTQIDYFFLNKFQHIIDIEHDLKDNVGDIDHLIWAKKYGFSDKVIAHRWNMTEKEIYDIRHANNILPVYKMVDTCASEFESNTPYFYGTYETENESIRSDKKKVVVLGSGPIRIGQGVEFDYATVHAVWAIREAGYEAIIINNNPETVSTDFSISDKLYFEPLTEEDVMNIINLEQPEGVVVQFGGQTAINLAEKLTKYGVKVLGTSLENLDRAEDRKEFEALMQRIEIPQPLGKTATSVEEAVANADFIGYPVLVRPSYVLGGRAMEIVYNEEELINYMTQAVKASPEHPVLIDRYLTGKEIEVDAICDGETVVIPGIMEHIERAGVHSGDSIAVYPPQTLTEKQIATLEDYTKRLAHGLEIKGLLNIQYVISNDEVFVLEVNPRASRTVPFLSKITDVPMANLAMKAILGESLISKGYKDGLVPYKEGVYVKAPVFSFSKLKNVDITLGPEMKSTGEVMGKDITLEKALYKGLVASGLQVKDHGTVLITVADKDKAEALGLAKRFHEVGYRIMATSGTAKLLKENDIPVVEVSKIGSEFNLLDVIRDGHVQIVINTMTKGKQIERDGFQIRRDSVDNGVPCLTSLDTARALLEVIESMTFNMNQM, from the coding sequence ATGCCTAAACGTAATGATATCAAAACAATTCTCGTAATCGGTTCAGGGCCAATTATTATTGGACAAGCTGCAGAGTTTGACTATGCAGGTACTCAAGCATGTCTGGCATTAAAAGAAGAAGGATATAAAGTAATATTGGTGAACTCAAACCCTGCAACGATAATGACGGATACTGAAATTGCAGATAAGGTTTATATCGAACCCTTAACGTTAGACTTTGTCTCACGTATTATTCGTAAAGAGCAGCCAGATGCATTACTGCCGACACTTGGTGGACAGACAGGATTAAACATGGCGGTTCAGCTGCATGAAGCAGGAATTCTGGAAGAAAATAATGTTACGCTGCTTGGAACGAAATTATCTTCAATAGAACAAGCGGAAGACAGAGATTTATTCCGTAACTTAATGAATGAACTGAATGAACCTGTCCCTGAAAGTGATATCGTTAATACGGTTCAACAGGCGATTGATTTTGCGACAAGTATCGGTTATCCGGTAATCGTTCGTCCAGCATTCACGATGGGGGGAACAGGAGGCGGTATCTGTCACGATGAAAAAGAACTCGTTGAAATCGTGACAAATGGTCTGAAATATTCACCTGTGACACAATGTTTGATTGAGAAATCCATTGCAGGTTATAAAGAGATTGAATACGAAGTGATGCGTGACTCAAACGATAATGCCATCGTAGTATGTAATATGGAGAATATTGATCCAGTTGGAATTCATACAGGAGACTCGATCGTTGTCGCACCGAGTCAGACGTTAACAGACAAAGAATATCATATGTTACGTGACGTATCGTTGAAGATTATCCGTGCATTAGGGATAGAGGGTGGATGTAACGTACAGTTAGCACTGGATCCCCATTCATTCAATTACTACATTATAGAAGTAAACCCACGTGTATCACGTTCGTCAGCACTTGCATCTAAAGCTACAGGTTACCCGATTGCGAAACTTGCCGCGAAGATTGCTGTAGGGCTAACGCTTGATGAGATGATGAACCCAGTAACAGGTACAAGCTATGCTGCATTTGAACCAGCACTTGATTACGTTGTATCTAAGATTCCGCGTTTCCCATTCGATAAATTTGAAAAAGGTGAACGTGTGCTAGGTACGCAGATGAAAGCGACTGGTGAAGTTATGGCGATCGGACGAACATATGAAGAGTCATTGCTTAAAGCAATTCGTTCGTTAGAGTATGGTGTACATCACCTTGGATTACCAAACGGTGAAGACTTTGAACTTGATTTCATTAAACAGCGAATCGGTGAACAAGATGATGAGCGTCTCTTCTTCATCGGTGAAGCAATCCGTCGAGGTGTGACTTTAGAAGAGATTCATGAGATGACACAAATTGATTATTTCTTCTTAAATAAGTTCCAGCATATCATTGATATCGAGCATGACTTAAAGGACAATGTCGGTGATATCGATCACTTAATCTGGGCTAAGAAATACGGATTCAGTGATAAAGTGATTGCCCATCGCTGGAATATGACAGAAAAAGAAATCTATGATATCCGTCATGCAAACAATATTCTGCCTGTTTACAAAATGGTGGACACATGTGCATCTGAATTTGAATCGAATACGCCTTACTTCTATGGAACGTATGAAACGGAAAATGAATCTATTCGTTCTGATAAGAAGAAAGTTGTCGTGCTTGGATCTGGACCAATCCGTATCGGTCAAGGGGTAGAGTTTGACTATGCAACAGTGCATGCTGTATGGGCGATTCGTGAAGCGGGTTATGAAGCAATTATCATTAATAATAATCCTGAGACTGTTTCAACAGATTTCTCTATTTCAGATAAACTATACTTTGAACCTTTAACGGAAGAAGATGTGATGAACATCATTAACCTGGAGCAGCCAGAAGGCGTTGTAGTTCAGTTTGGTGGACAGACAGCAATTAACTTAGCTGAAAAACTTACGAAATATGGTGTGAAAGTATTAGGGACATCTTTAGAAAATTTAGATCGTGCCGAAGACCGTAAAGAATTTGAAGCGTTAATGCAGAGAATTGAAATTCCGCAGCCTCTGGGTAAAACTGCAACTTCTGTTGAAGAAGCAGTAGCAAATGCAGACTTTATCGGCTATCCTGTTCTTGTGCGTCCTTCATATGTACTCGGTGGACGTGCGATGGAAATTGTTTATAACGAAGAAGAACTGATCAATTATATGACGCAAGCTGTTAAAGCGAGTCCTGAGCATCCTGTATTAATCGATAGATATTTAACAGGTAAAGAAATTGAAGTTGATGCGATTTGTGATGGTGAAACGGTCGTAATTCCAGGCATTATGGAACATATCGAACGTGCAGGGGTTCACTCAGGTGACTCGATTGCGGTATATCCACCGCAAACATTAACTGAAAAGCAAATTGCGACGCTGGAAGACTATACGAAACGTTTAGCACATGGTTTAGAGATTAAAGGATTACTGAACATTCAATATGTTATTAGTAATGATGAAGTATTCGTGCTTGAAGTAAACCCACGCGCGAGCCGTACAGTACCATTCTTAAGTAAGATTACTGACGTACCGATGGCAAACTTAGCGATGAAAGCAATTTTAGGTGAATCGTTAATTTCTAAAGGTTACAAAGACGGACTTGTTCCTTACAAAGAAGGTGTTTATGTCAAAGCGCCGGTATTCAGCTTCTCTAAACTTAAAAATGTTGACATTACACTCGGACCTGAGATGAAATCTACAGGTGAAGTGATGGGTAAAGATATTACGTTAGAAAAAGCACTATATAAAGGGCTGGTTGCAAGTGGACTTCAAGTTAAGGATCACGGCACTGTGCTTATTACAGTTGCTGATAAAGATAAAGCAGAAGCACTAGGGCTTGCAAAACGTTTCCATGAAGTAGGGTACCGCATTATGGCAACGAGTGGTACAGCGAAGTTGCTTAAAGAAAATGATATTCCGGTTGTTGAAGTGAGTAAGATTGGTAGCGAATTTAACTTACTTGATGTTATTCGTGACGGACATGTCCAGATCGTCATCAATACAATGACGAAAGGGAAGCAAATTGAACGTGATGGCTTCCAGATTCGTCGTGATTCAGTTGATAACGGTGTACCATGTCTAACATCTCTTGATACAGCACGAGCATTACTTGAAGTCATTGAAAGCATGACATTTAATATGAATCAAATGTAG
- a CDS encoding dihydroorotate dehydrogenase electron transfer subunit yields MQEEMRVVKQTSIARNIYEIVLQGDITKNMTKPGQFVHMRVGNSSEFMLRRPISICSVDQQAQTLTCLYRAEGKGTTQLSQLKSGDSVNILAPLGNGFPVEAAQKTALLIGGGIGVPPLYELSKQLNARGIKTIHVLGFQSAEDMFYIKQFEALGTTHVATVDGTYGTKGFVTDVINAIPVDYDTFYTCGPIVMIKAIQETLPHTPGFVSLEERMGCGIGACYACVCEADNEDGYVKICTDGPVFEKGALAL; encoded by the coding sequence ATGCAGGAAGAGATGCGAGTCGTTAAACAAACAAGTATCGCAAGAAATATATACGAAATCGTTTTACAAGGTGACATTACGAAAAACATGACAAAGCCGGGACAATTTGTGCATATGCGTGTTGGCAACAGTTCAGAGTTTATGCTGAGACGTCCAATTTCTATCTGCTCAGTAGATCAACAGGCACAGACTTTAACGTGTTTATATCGTGCTGAAGGAAAAGGTACAACGCAGTTATCACAACTGAAATCAGGTGATAGCGTAAATATATTAGCACCACTAGGGAATGGTTTTCCAGTAGAAGCTGCACAGAAAACAGCATTACTCATCGGTGGAGGTATCGGTGTACCACCATTATATGAATTATCTAAGCAACTCAATGCACGTGGCATTAAAACAATCCACGTGCTCGGCTTTCAGTCGGCTGAAGATATGTTTTATATTAAACAGTTTGAAGCGCTTGGTACGACGCATGTTGCGACAGTTGATGGGACATATGGTACGAAAGGTTTTGTAACAGATGTTATAAATGCGATACCGGTCGACTATGATACGTTCTATACATGTGGTCCAATCGTCATGATTAAGGCGATACAGGAGACGTTACCACATACGCCAGGTTTTGTTTCATTGGAAGAGCGTATGGGATGCGGTATCGGGGCATGTTATGCATGTGTATGTGAAGCGGATAATGAAGATGGCTACGTGAAGATTTGTACGGACGGCCCAGTATTTGAGAAAGGGGCACTTGCACTATGA
- a CDS encoding dihydroorotate dehydrogenase — MRLNIELPGLNLKNPVMPASGCFAFGKEYAQFMDLNELGAIMIKAATPERRFGNPTPRVAETSSGMINAIGLQNPGVDHIIQHELKWLEQFETPIIANVAGSKVEDYVEVAEKISKAPNVCALELNISCPNVKEGGIQFGTDPDTAKELTRKVKAVSSVPIYVKLSPNVTNIVEMASAVAEYADGITMINTLVGLRINERTGVPIISNVIGGLSGPAVKPVAMRMVYEVRRALPNIPIIAMGGITEAQDVIDYISVGADAVAVGTANFQNPTVCKDIIDALPGLLDKLGANHIHELKGRTQEAVK; from the coding sequence ATGAGATTAAATATTGAACTACCAGGATTGAACTTAAAAAACCCGGTCATGCCTGCGAGTGGATGCTTTGCTTTCGGTAAAGAGTATGCACAGTTTATGGACTTAAATGAACTCGGTGCAATAATGATTAAAGCTGCGACACCAGAACGCAGATTCGGTAATCCGACGCCGCGTGTTGCAGAAACATCAAGTGGTATGATCAATGCGATAGGATTGCAGAATCCAGGTGTCGACCATATTATTCAGCATGAACTGAAGTGGCTGGAACAATTTGAAACACCCATCATCGCAAATGTTGCAGGTTCTAAAGTTGAAGATTACGTTGAAGTTGCAGAGAAGATTTCAAAGGCTCCGAATGTGTGTGCACTTGAACTTAATATTTCATGTCCGAACGTTAAGGAGGGCGGTATACAGTTCGGGACTGATCCTGACACTGCGAAGGAATTAACGCGTAAAGTTAAAGCAGTATCAAGTGTTCCAATATACGTCAAGCTTTCTCCAAATGTTACAAACATTGTAGAGATGGCGAGTGCAGTTGCTGAATATGCCGATGGTATTACGATGATTAACACATTAGTAGGGTTAAGGATCAATGAAAGAACGGGTGTTCCGATTATTTCTAACGTAATCGGAGGATTAAGTGGCCCTGCTGTTAAACCAGTTGCGATGCGTATGGTTTATGAAGTGCGTCGCGCATTGCCGAATATTCCGATTATCGCTATGGGTGGCATTACAGAAGCACAGGACGTTATCGACTATATTTCAGTTGGTGCAGATGCCGTCGCTGTTGGTACAGCAAACTTCCAGAATCCGACAGTTTGTAAAGATATCATTGATGCATTGCCAGGTCTTTTAGATAAATTGGGTGCTAATCATATTCATGAATTAAAAGGACGTACACAGGAGGCAGTGAAATGA